In Candidatus Margulisiibacteriota bacterium, the sequence ATCAATTTAGTAGAGTTACGACACGTCCGTGCAGCATCTATATAAACCCCTATATTAAAGGGGGTGGTGGCAATTGCGAAGAAAAAGGGCTTCTTAAATTACTAATAATGACACACATCGTGTGTTCAAATTTTAAGCCTCTTATAGGATTTTATTAACAAAAAGAAGCATACAGGAGGACTTTCCCTTATTACTATTCTCATGAGCTTGTGCTGTGGCAAGATTCCTGGAATACTCTTTTAATTATTAAAAAGGGAGAAGAAACTTCAGTTGAGAAAATTAAGAAAGATATTCGCAAGAAGAAGACAAGATATAGACTTAGAGGGGTTAAAGGAGAAGTTTAGGGCTTTTGCTGGTAACGTTGCCGTCACTATAAGAGCCGTCGATGTCATGTATTATGAGGATGAATCTATTCGTCACTTGGTTGAAGTGACTTATGATGATAAGGTTCTCGTAGTCGAGCCGTGTTGGCTTAACGTTATGAACTTCCATCATAAGGCGGTAAAGCGTTATTTCGAAATTAGATAAGTAGACAGCTTAAGCTAGGGCGAAGGGCCAATGCAAATCTTGAATTGTTAGCTGCAATGATTACCTATGTATTTCGTGGTTGTACACATGGGTGGTAATGCAGTCTCTTATGATGATTTTTTCACAAGGCCATTTCTGCCCTCTATCGTACCATTAGTTTCTTAACCCATGAATCATGCAGCATCTTCCATTTGGCATTGGAAGCTCCTAACTGTCCTACTTGACGGGGATGTGCCAGCGCATATACCTCATATTCAGTTCTATTGATTTTTATCTTCACACATCTTCCGTAATCTTCAGAAATTGACCCGAAATCACTTAATCTCTTCTTATCTGAACAACCTTGGTCTCAACATCCAGTGAATCCATGTAACATCTCCATATCTTACTATTTGTTTACTAGGAAAAGCAGGTCATTTAAACCTGCTTGTTTCTATAAAAGCATATTTTTATAGGAATTATGAATTATTGTTTAAATTTCAAAGACTGTTCAAAAACTTGAACCACTTCTTTGATATTGTCCCAGTTGTCGCTAAAGGCAACAATGGAGGCAGTATATATTTTCCCACTGCCATCTGTATAAAAATAATTTCTAAACCTTAAAGTTATACTACCCCAATAAACATAATCACATACTGCAATTTTGCCGTTAATTATACTGGTACTATCTTTAAACTCTGCATCAATCTTTTTTAAATTATTCTGTATATTTTTTCCCTGCATAGGCTGTTGCTCTGTTTGAACAGTTTGTGGTCAATAACCTCCTAAGATATTCAACAATTATTCTTGGTAATTATTACTACTGAAACGGCTTCTCCTGATATTGTTTAATCCAATAGTCATAATACGGATTATCCCAATTGTTACCATCATAATATTCTACTTTGTCAATACAGGCTATCAACGTAACTACATCATGATTGTCTAGATACCATCCTCCATCAGAAGACTTAGTCTCTCCTGGTAAAATATTTTGATCATTGTTTCCTCTTCCAACGAACTCCCCACCACCAAGTCCAACTTTAACTGGCAATCCATTCTTGTCGAACCCCATAAACCCTAAATAATATTTTTTAACCGTCTTCTGTGATCTGTTATGCACGGTAACAGCGATAAAATTGGTATTAATAATATTTGTATATTCCCTAACTCCAGCGACAGCCACTTCTTGCTCATCAATTAATTTTTGTATTTGTACCTTTTCGAAGTATACTTTTTTAGCGATAAGATCACCATCGTTTGGTAGTATCAAAGTTGCTTCGTTCAGAATAGAAACTGCTTTATTATATTCATTTGCAGTGGCATAATTATCAACAGTTTGTAATACTTGCTCTTTATATTTTGCTTCATTAATTTTGATCTGTTCTTGTGCTTTGGAATAATTTTTATCTTCAGCAATTACATTCTTGTATTCCTTAATAGCATTTATGTAATCTATATTGGCTAAAAAGGCTGTTGCCTTGTTAAAGGACATTCTCGAATTATTTAAGTCTGTTACTTTTTTCAAGACGGCATTGATATCAGCAGCTATTAAACCAGTGTTCTGTATAGCTTCTAGTGCGGTTTTTGCTTCATTGAAGTCAATTTTTTCATCAATAAAAGCCTTGTTTATGCTTGTCATATCATCCTTTAAGAACATAATTACTTCTGCCTCTTTGCTCGTATCCCCCTTTAATTTCTGGTTATAAATTTTCATAGCCTCAACGTTATTATTATTACTAATATTGTCTTTGAATTTTGCGATTGGATTATTTAAATATATGCTTGCTCCTATTGCCATTATAATGAGAGCTACAACCGAAAATAGTATTACCCTATTATTTTTATTTGAAGTAATTTTTTTAAATTTATCCAGGCTATTTTCGCGAAGTATTTTTTCTGTACTTTCCATACTTTCAATACCTTCCCTATTTGAAGCAGATAGTC encodes:
- a CDS encoding DUF5780 domain-containing protein, yielding MMECTKCGAENSEESSFCSKCGERLSASNREGIESMESTEKILRENSLDKFKKITSNKNNRVILFSVVALIIMAIGASIYLNNPIAKFKDNISNNNNVEAMKIYNQKLKGDTSKEAEVIMFLKDDMTSINKAFIDEKIDFNEAKTALEAIQNTGLIAADINAVLKKVTDLNNSRMSFNKATAFLANIDYINAIKEYKNVIAEDKNYSKAQEQIKINEAKYKEQVLQTVDNYATANEYNKAVSILNEATLILPNDGDLIAKKVYFEKVQIQKLIDEQEVAVAGVREYTNIINTNFIAVTVHNRSQKTVKKYYLGFMGFDKNGLPVKVGLGGGEFVGRGNNDQNILPGETKSSDGGWYLDNHDVVTLIACIDKVEYYDGNNWDNPYYDYWIKQYQEKPFQ